A single region of the Nicotiana sylvestris chromosome 6, ASM39365v2, whole genome shotgun sequence genome encodes:
- the LOC104217910 gene encoding UDP-D-apiose/UDP-D-xylose synthase 2-like, with protein sequence MAGRVDLDGNPINPITICMIGAGGFIGSHLCEKLMSETPHKVLAVDVYNDKIKHLLEPATLTWADRIQFHRINIKNDSRLEGLIKMADLTINLAAICTPADYNTRPLDTIYSNFIDALPVVKYCSENGKRLIHFSTCEVYGKTIGAFLPKDSPLRQDPAYYVLKEDASPCIFGSIEKQRWSYACAKQLIERLIYAEGAENGLEFTIVRPFNWIGPRMDFIPGIDGPSEGVPRVLACFSNNLLRRESLKLVDGGESQRTFIYIKDAVEAVLLMIENPARANGHILNVGNPNNEVTVRQLAEMMTQVYSKVSGESSLETPTIDVSSKEFYGEGYDDSDKRIPDMTIINKQLGWNPKTSLWDLLESTLTYQHRTYAEAIKQAMSKTTAN encoded by the exons ATGGCAGGAAGAGTAGATCTGGACGGAAATCCAATAAACCCAATTACGATATGTATGATTGGTGCCGGAGGCTTTATTGGCTCGCATTTATGCGAGAAGCTAATGTCGGAGACGCCGCACAAGGTGCTCGCCGTCGACGTTTACAATGACAAGATCAAGCACCTTCTTGAACCGGCTACGCTCACCTGGGCTGATCGCATCCAGTTCCACCGCATCAACATCAAGAACGATTCTCGTCTTGAAGGCCTTATCAAGATGGCAGATCTG ACCATCAATCTTGCTGCAATATGCACTCCAGCGGATTACAACACTCGTCCACTTGACACTATTTACAGCAACTTCATTGATGCTCTTCCAGTG GTGAAGTACTGCTCAGAAAATGGAAAGCGTCTTATTCACTTTTCCACCTGTGAAGTTTATGGGAAAACGATAGGTGCTTTTTTACCCAAGGACAGCCCATTGCGGCAG GATCCTGCTTACTATGTGCTTAAGGAAGATGCCTCCCCTTGCATTTTTGGATCTATTGAGAAGCAGAGGTGGTCATATGCCTGTGCAAAGCAATTGATTGAGAGGTTGATATATG CTGAGGGTGCTGAGAATGGCTTAGAATTCACAATTGTAAGGCCGTTCAATTGGATTGGTCCCAGGATGGATTTCATACCTGGTATTGATGGTCCTAGTGAGGGTGTTCCAAGAGTGTTAGCTTGCTTTAGTAAT AACCTTTTAAGACGTGAATCACTGAAACTAGTCGACGGTGGGGAATCACAGAGAACTTTTATATATATCAAGGATGCTGTTGAAGCTGTTCTCTTGATGATT GAAAATCCTGCAAGGGCAAATGGCCATATTCTTAATGTGGGCAATCCTAACAATGAAGTTACTGTGCGGCAGCTTGCTGAAATGATGACTCAG GTTTATTCGAAGGTGAGTGGAGAATCTTCTCTTGAAACGCCCACCATTGATGTAAGTTCTAAAGAATTTTATGGAGAGGGGTACGATGACAGTGACAAGAGAATTCCAGATATGACTATAATCAACAAACAGCTTG GCTGGAACCCAAAGACATCCTTATGGGACTTGCTTGAATCCACACTCACCTACCAACACAGGACATATGCTGAGGCTATCAAGCAGGCCATGTCAAAGACAACTGCAAATTGA